The nucleotide sequence TTTGTGATTTCCTCAGTGGTATTTTTGGCGATATCGATTCTTTTATTTCGCTTATTAAGACGCGTATCGATAATCTTCTCGCTTATCTCGTTGAGGGATCGTGTTATATACGTAGAGAGAAAATAGGCTAAAGTAATCGCGATAAGGATCATAAAGATATAAGCCATTCCAAGCCTCGTAAGATTTTCTTTAAGCTCTTTTTTTATAAATCCATCGTCCTCAATATACGGCAGGTTAAGTATGGCAAGAGGCTTAAAATAGCTGTCTGTGAGATAGGTATAAGAGGATTGATATTCCTGTCCGTCTTCTTCAAACTCCTCTACATAACTTTTAGAGGATGTATTCTGAAGGGCATCCATTACATATTTTGGGATCTTGCTATGCGCGGTATCTTTAAAAAATGAGGCCTTAGAAGACTTTAGCAAATTCCCGTCGAGATCGTATAAGTAGATCTCCAAATTGTGAATATCCTTTAATTCGTATATCTTATCTTTAAAAATAAGTGGCAACTGGTCGGTTTGAACCGGATAGGTGGTATTCCTAAGGACATAGTTTATATTTTCACGTATGTTTATTTCCTTACGCTGAAGACGTTCCCTGTGGTAGTCCTGCGCTTCTTCTCTGTATTGATAAATCGTTACTATAGCAATTAGAATGGACGCCCCGACGACCAGCAGCAGCATAGAGAGAAATATTCGAAAGCGCAATGATCTGGAGAGCCTCATGACCTAATTTTTTGAAAATCCGAGCAATAATTGCACCATTCTGGAATATTTAATTGGGAATTGCCCATACTTCTTATTCGTCATTTTTTTGACGTATTCGTTTGTACATTCGATAGCCTAACATGATTAACACCGAAAAAACGATGATACCCATAGTTCCGTAGATCCAGTTTACGGCATTTTTCAGAATTACCAGAAATACAACAGCAAACAGAATAATGGTAGCCCCTTCATTAAAAAGGCGCATAAAATTTGACGAATGCTTTACTATATCCTTTTGAAGCTGTTTAAAAATAGTATGGCATTTAAAATGATAAATGATCAACAGGAATACAAAAACCAGTTTTACCTGCATCCATGCATCAGTAAGGTAAAAGGGTCGTAAGGCAACTACCCAGATCCCAAAACCCAAAGCCAGAATCATGGACGGCCAGGTAATGATCGTCCACAATCGTTTTGCCATGATCTTAAATTGTTTTCCAAGGATTTCCTTTTCCGGAGGTGGTTTATGGAACGCTTCGATCTGGTAAACAAATAATCTCACAATGTAGAAAAGTCCGGCGAACCAGGTAATCACAAAAATGAGATGCAAGGATTTTATATAGTCGTATTCCATGTTGTTTCAAATGGAGTAACAATTACTCTTCGCTGTCTTCAACAAATAAATAATTCAGGTTTTTGCTGTTAAATTCACGGTTAAAGGAAACGATTTCCTGAGAGATCAAAGCATCGAATTTAGCCAGCTCTGCGTTGATCTTCTGGGTTAACTCGTCCTTTACGGCTACGTCCTGTACTGTGGGCGGAAAGTCGTCCATTCCCACCAAACTGTTTAAATGTGCAAGTTTGTTGGTGAGCCTAATAGGAAAATTCAACGGATCCTGTCCGCTCTTATTCTGGGTCTGGTACAGCGCTTTTTCAATTTCCGAAAACTTCTCACTTAGCTCCTTAGCCTTTTCAACCAGCGGTTTAACGTCTTCATTATCTTTATATTGCTCTTGAAAAGCTTTAAGCTGTCCATTAATATCCCTTATTTTTTTAATCGATTTATGCGCCTTGTCAATGGTTTTATTCACATCGGTAATAAAATCGAATTGTCGTTGCATGCCTGCTGCATCGGTTTCGGCATTCCCATCGGGTAGGATGGTAAAGGTCTGACTGTAGTTTTCTCCGTCTACAGTTAATATCACCTTGTACTGTCCCGGAACCGCCTGAGGTGCTTCGGTGCTTGCCCACCAAAGGATCATTCCTTTAAGGCGTTCGGCTCCTTTACCTCGCATGTCCCAGATATGATAGTTCGCTCCCTTTTCCACTTTTAGTTTGTCTTCTTTGCCCTTTGTACTAAAAGACTTGATGGTATCGTTTTTAGCGTTGAGGTAGCTCAGTTTTATTTCTTTTTCTGAAGGGTCATTCACATAAAAGTAGGTCATTACCCCGGCCGGATGATTGGTTCCTGTCGTTAATGATCCACTACGAGAATTCCCACCCATGCGATAAGTGTCCTTGGGTTTGAAAAGATATACTTCCTTGCCTTTCGCATCGGCCAGTTGGTGTATCACTGACAGATCATCGATGATCCACAAACTTCTTCCCTGTGTAGCTACGATAAGGTTATTGTTCTTAAGTGCAAGATCGGTGATGGGTACTATGGGTAGATTTAGTTGAAATGGCTTCCAGTTGACACCATCATCGAAGGAGATATACATTCCGGTTTCAGTACCCGCATATAAGAGGCCTTTGCGCTTAGGGTCTTCTCTTACTACTCTCGTAAAATGTTCTTCTGCAATTCCGTTGGTGATCTTCTTCCAGCTTTTTCCGTAATCTGTGGTTTTGTATAAATAGGGCGCAAAATCGCCAGTTTTATACTTTGTCCCAGCGATATAGCAGGTCCCCGAATCGAATACCGAAGGCTCTACACTGTTAATCATCATCCACTCGGGCATTCCTTTAGGGGTGACATTTTCCCAATTCTTTCCGCCATCACGGGATATGTGTACCAATCCGTCATCACTCCCGGTCCAAAGTAATCCGGGGGTTATAGGCGATTCGGCAGCGGCAAAAATGGTACAATAATATTCTACCGAAGTATTGTCCTGGGTAATTGGTCCGCCAGAGGATTTTAGTTTTTCGGGGTCATTTCGGGTAAGATCGGGGCTAATTACCTCCCAACTTTCCCCTTCATTAGTGGTAACGTGCAAATGATTTGAAGCTGTATACAACTTGTTAGGGTCGTGAGGTGAAAAGAAAATAGGAAAGTTCCACTGAAAGCGGTATTTCATCTCTTCTGCTCCATGCCCCATAGGATTGTCCGGCCATACACTTACGCTTCTTACGGTTCCGGTTTCGTGATTATAGCGGGTTAGAAAACCGTCGTAACTCCCTCCGTAAACAATGTCGTTATTTTCGGGGTCTACCGCGATAT is from Constantimarinum furrinae and encodes:
- a CDS encoding CopD family protein, with amino-acid sequence MEYDYIKSLHLIFVITWFAGLFYIVRLFVYQIEAFHKPPPEKEILGKQFKIMAKRLWTIITWPSMILALGFGIWVVALRPFYLTDAWMQVKLVFVFLLIIYHFKCHTIFKQLQKDIVKHSSNFMRLFNEGATIILFAVVFLVILKNAVNWIYGTMGIIVFSVLIMLGYRMYKRIRQKNDE
- a CDS encoding VPS10 domain-containing protein is translated as MTRFTLTLSFYISIIFFGIFPESTQAQSYDESLYGALEYRLIGPFRGGRSAAVTGVPNKPNLFYFGATGGGVWKTEDGGRSWKNISDGFFGGSIGAIEVAEDDPNVIYVGGGEKTVRGNVSSGYGIWKTVDAGKTWTNMGLKNSRHIPRITTHPRDHNIVYAAVLGNIYKPTQERGVYKSIDGGKSWNKILFANEDAGAVDLIMDPNNPRILYASTWNVRRTPYSLSSGGDGSALWKSTDSGETWKEISTNTGFAKGTLGIIGVTVSPVNSERVWAIVENKDEGGVYRSDDGGDTWSLINSERSLRQRAWYYTRIYADSKDIDAVYVLNVRYHKSTDGGKTYSTHNAPHGDHHDLWIAPENPKRMIIGDDGGAQVTYDGGETWSTYHNQPTSQFYRVTTDNSFPYRIYAAQQDNSTIRITHRNEGWNINEEDWESTAGGESAHIAVDPENNDIVYGGSYDGFLTRYNHETGTVRSVSVWPDNPMGHGAEEMKYRFQWNFPIFFSPHDPNKLYTASNHLHVTTNEGESWEVISPDLTRNDPEKLKSSGGPITQDNTSVEYYCTIFAAAESPITPGLLWTGSDDGLVHISRDGGKNWENVTPKGMPEWMMINSVEPSVFDSGTCYIAGTKYKTGDFAPYLYKTTDYGKSWKKITNGIAEEHFTRVVREDPKRKGLLYAGTETGMYISFDDGVNWKPFQLNLPIVPITDLALKNNNLIVATQGRSLWIIDDLSVIHQLADAKGKEVYLFKPKDTYRMGGNSRSGSLTTGTNHPAGVMTYFYVNDPSEKEIKLSYLNAKNDTIKSFSTKGKEDKLKVEKGANYHIWDMRGKGAERLKGMILWWASTEAPQAVPGQYKVILTVDGENYSQTFTILPDGNAETDAAGMQRQFDFITDVNKTIDKAHKSIKKIRDINGQLKAFQEQYKDNEDVKPLVEKAKELSEKFSEIEKALYQTQNKSGQDPLNFPIRLTNKLAHLNSLVGMDDFPPTVQDVAVKDELTQKINAELAKFDALISQEIVSFNREFNSKNLNYLFVEDSEE